The following is a genomic window from Thunnus maccoyii chromosome 13, fThuMac1.1, whole genome shotgun sequence.
ATTGATTGTTACCTTACACTGTAAACATATGCTTCCTCTGCTAGACAACCATGCTGAAGAAAgaatattaaaggaataaagGGACGTTAGAAACTGGGCGAGTAGATCTGAATCCCTTACAAATAGGGGATTTCCATACACATGTGCTGGCTTGGCTTGACTTGGTTTGACACAGTGTGTCAGCCCAGTGCAGCAGGGATTTGCATCTCCATTGCAACAGTGCTACTAGCTTGAAGGTTTGTCTTTAACTGATGATGTGCTTGTCTTGAGTTGATGACCATTAAAAGCAGCGCCCTCTTTAGAGTTGTTTACTAAAGCCCCCAAGAAGTGCGTCAGGCTGTGACTAGTGGTCAAAGGAGCATCAAAACCTCcataaaatgactcatttcacttaAGAATATAAaccatttggtccgataacatttggaaagtctagaagagccacaccattgaatcattttatcccaTTTGAGTTAGCGGAGGGCTCAACCAGAAGGTAGCTAACTCATTACTCAATGATGACAAAGCCCATCTGATGTCACCGCAACCCACTTGAAGTCAGGTCATGTGCACTTTGACCTGACTCCGGCTATGGTCCATCTCAGGCGTGACCCAGCACAACTCGATGCGTTTACACTGGAAATGGAAAAaggcagggggaaaaaaagtgcatttcttTAAGACTGACCATGTAATAATGAAACATTGTTTGGTGCTGTTTATGAAATAATTTCCTAAATCCAAGCCAgcatttcttttcacttttacttATTGTTCCTTACATTTTAGTTACAGTttgtgcttttaatgttttctttttaacatgAAGTGTTGTTTTACGTGTGACAATCAATCCTGTAATGCATGTCTGTAGCGTCTTTTCAGCCAAATGGGGCTTTCAGGACttgtttttaacacaaaatTTTATACACCCATTAATCTGAAACTTGCACAAACAGTACATTTTAACTGtatacaaaaagaaacaaagtttCGGTGGAATGAACAGTGTTTATGCTAGCTCTCTTAGCTTTGTGTAGAAAAGTGGAAGTGATGCACCACATGTTGGTAAAGTGTGACGAGCAGAGAGAGGTTGTGTGCtgtatgttgttgtgtatatccTCTGTTGTGAATATGAGATTAAAATTATGATGCTAACATTGAGAGATTTCTAAGACGGTTTTCTGAGTGTAATGTGAAGCTTTGTTCTTTAAAATTCAAACcctgtaaaaaaacatttgactcttgaaaaaacaactttaatggAACAAGTACAAAGCAACCAGTACATGAAGTCCAAATATTAGTCAACAAatagaaatacagtacatactacaataataacatttataatGCATAATAACACAAGTCTTTGAGTACCTACAAATATATACCACATTTTCTTGTCTTGGAGTGCAGTTAACATGTCCCAATGGAAACACAGAGGATTAATGCTAGTCTTGAAATTAAGAAACACTTGATCGTTTAACTACAACAGTAGTAAGTTAGCTATATGAAATTCAGTCAtacatgtgtttcatttttctggCATGATGCCACAAAGCTCTAACAgatatttttgttcttttgcatGAGATGTCAAGAGAAGGACCGTCAGAAGGACATACAGAATCTACGACTACCTGTGTGAAGGAGCAAATGGCGCACACActtcaaagtgtgtgtgtgtgttcatgttatgACACTGAGGAAATAGGGTTGTGAGGGGAGCCCATTTGTGTGAGGACCTTATCCAGCCACTGCAGGGGCCCGTGCAGGTGCACCTCGATCCAGCAGGGGGTGCTAGTCACATCTTGACGGTGGTATTCAGCACCCCAGCCCTGAGGAGAGGACACAACCATAAATCTCAGCTGTGCATGTTAGCAGCTCAGTTAACTGTTAAAATTAATGGGTGCTAAGTGAACAAGTGTAATCTATATCCTTGTGTATAGTGCGATTCGACATGCTCAACAGCACTTCAAGATCAAAATAACATGTCAAGTTACAGTTGTAAACTCTGAGTGCACAACGAACCTGTTTTATTTAGCCATACCAAGCGGAAATGTGgctaaatgtttaatttaacaagaaaaagttCAGTACCTTAACAAAACTCATGCGGATGGTACACATCTTGGTGAGCTCGTAGACGACCTCAAAGCCGTGGTTAACAGACTGGGCGAGGAGCTGAGCAAACAGCTGGTTGTTAAAGATCTTGAGGCTGCAGCCGCTGGGGATCTTACACACAGTGGTGGCGTGGAAGCCGTGCTGGAAATTACAGTTGCGGCTCTGGACGAAGATACTGCTGTCGCTCAAGCACTCTGCGTAGACCTCGCCGCCTACGTAGTACAGGTGTAAACCTgagagaaaataacacaaataaatgataaagtCAATCCCGAGTGAATTGACTTAAATTTAGCAAAAATCGTATACATCACTCAAATGTTAAAGCATGTAcgtagaaaatgaaaatgctctTTTATTCATGAAACCATGTATAGCAAACGTTTAATCAAAGATATACATATTCAGTTACTTCATtgtgtacaaactgaaactCTGTGTTTTCCTCATATCCTGCCAGAGGGAACCCACAAGGGCATCTATGCTTGTAAATGAGGAATGTCTTAATAGTGTCTGAATAGGAGACTGAAATAGGCCTCTGTCTGACCACCCTCCACCGTTTCTATCACCCCTATCATTCCAAACCACACATATCCTTGCAGTGCACAGTTTACTATAACCCACAGAGACACTTGATGTCTGTCCAACAAAGGCCGGCTTTCTGTGTTCTTTTACcaggagaaaaaaaggcaaTATTTGGCCTGAAGGATCATAAGGCACAAGGATTCAGGAGGTATACACACTGGGCATCTATTAAAAAACTTCCCAGCAGTCCTTGCTCCATATTACATCCAATAAGTAAATACGCAGTAGAGTTGATCTGATATGAATTACCTGCCTGAGCCGTCCAGCCTACCTTTGCCTATGTGCCTCCGCGTGTGTTCGATGGTGGAGTTGCGGTTGACGTTGGATAACAGGCCGAGGCAGAAGCGGTTCTTGTTGTTGGATGGGTCTGTGAAGCCGTCCACCAGCACGCTGCGGGATGAGGCGTGGAAAGTCTCCCCCACTCGGTTGTTGAGCTCGTAGTAAGCTACGGAACACCAGTACTCTGGTTCCTCATAACATACCGGCCGTAAATCTCAACAGGAACACAAAGAAGGTTTCACTTATAGGTGAGTGTTATACATAAAATCTATCATATCATATACAAGTAGCTGTATATTGCAGTAAATGTACTActcaatataaataaatattacttCTATTGTATGTATTTCTACTATCTGTATATCTCCGGTTATGTGAACTTAAGTTACCTCTGTGTGGAGCAGAAAATGTGAGTTTGGGGGTTTCCGTGGAGTTGCTGGGTTTCACATCCTCTTGAGGGGTTGTCTCCATCATGCTGTAAGGAGGTGGGGGAGTCTCAGCTGGAAAAGCATGTCACAAAGCACAGGAAGAGGATAAATGGGCAAAATCAAAAAAGTCGGAATCTGCCTCAGCAATGGTTAAACTGCATTCTGCACGTGCAGCAggtgtttgaatatttcacataAACTGTAACAAGTATCTTAGTATCAGCTTGCTTGTTTTGATGCCTACCTGTGATGTGATACGGACTGCCGGGCTCTGCAGAACTGTTGGGGGAGTTTGGATAACTCTGTGAGGTGGGAGACTGGGCgagggaagaagaaggggaagaagagaaggaggagcagGGCAGCGGAGGGAAGGAGTCCGGGTAGGTGGCGTTCTGGGGCATCAGAGGCTCGTTGTGCAGGGAGGCGTTCCTGAACTTTGCCAGTAAACTGTGTTGAGGGTTGAACTCACTGTGGCGTGGGACCAGAACTGGCGGCAGcactaagagagagagagtgtggggTTGGAGGGGGGTTGGGAGcgaacagagacaaagagagacagagcaggagCCAGATGCTGTTATAAAAGATCATATTACTACAAATGCTTTTGGCTTGGGAACACTGTGATAGATCAGATGTCCTGTCTCTATTTGGGAACCCATAAAAGCTTTTCTGTTACGATATTAAAATTCAACAATGACCTAATTTAGGATGttctcctctcatttttgtACCTGGGGTCTCCACACGCCGGTAGTGGTAGGGGTTGACGCAGATGTCCTTTTGCTTGGAGCCGAAGGGGAACTCGCAGCACTCCAGGGCTTTCAGCTCGTGGTGAGACTGCAGGTCAGGCCAGCGCCACACCCGGCAGTAGATGACATGAGGCAAACCTTTCCTGTGGGACACCTGCAACCTGCCGTCCAGTGACCGAGGAATCGTCACACACTTGCCTGAAAGAATCAAACAGCATGGATCTCAATACTGCGCAGGCGTTTATATGTTTGGACTGCTTCTGTTTGTAGCCTTTATTATAGTTGTTACCTTGGTGATTAGACATAAATTAGCAATTACTGctttgtcttgtgttttctaGGGTATGCAAAGTATTTAACACAGTTAGTGTGAAAGAGTATACTGCGACTACCTATCATGcactttttaaattgaattctGCAGAATCAGCTGAAGCTTTTAAGTCACACTTACATAACAGAAACTCTGCTGTACTTTTGTATTTGCTGCTGCatgcatgtttatttatttactgggATGATCTGCTTGTGCCATGTCTACATCTTCACTTAATCTGATGGTgctgaatatgaatataaacaataaatagtGAGAAGAGTTTTATAAACATAGATGATAATCGGACAAGTATTGATTTACAAAGGAGTCACGGTGATGCATCTGCTGGATAAAACATCAGActactgtgtttacatttgagGCTTTTAGTCAGAATTTTTCAGTGCAGATCAAAATAGTGGTGGGGCAGGTTTCTGGGTCTTGTGCAAGAACACAATCACAAATGGCATCAAGTTTTTCACGATAAGCGAGCAAACATTACAGTAAGgtcagaaaaaatacattatgtttAGCAGAAGCATGTTTTATCTTCTTTCCTATCCTTTAAACCATCTCAAGCTCTCTAAGGTTTATATTGTGACCCCTTACATGGGTCCTCcagattgggaaccactggactagaTTCAACACGGTGATACTCACTGGGCTGTCCGGGGCAGCTAAGGgctctctccagctcctccattgcccctttcttcttctttaatttCTTCACTAGAGAATCCACAGCCTTTTCCGCCcacttctcctcctcatcccctTGTTTCCAGCCAAGCAGGCGCTTCACTGCCGGGCTGGTGAAGGAGAATAGGGATGTAATGGAGGCAGAAGAGTTCATCATGAGATGGATAAATAGGGGGCAAGATGAGCTGATGGGTGCTGTTAAAGGGATAAAAGTTCCCTTGGGGACAGGAGCGGGGAGGCAAATAATGAGTAGCCaggacagaaaagaaacagGGAGGTAACTATAAAAGAGGTAGCACAGTGAGTCTGTGTAAACAGAGGCTGGTTTTTGTATTCCGCTGTTACTTCCGAGCAGCGTCGGTGGAGGAGTTGGATTCCCTCCAGTGCAGTGCAAACCCTAAATCCCCTATCTGTGTTGGCACAGAAGGGATCCGGCAGCTCTGGATCCGAAGCCTCATGCAGGGAAGGTTATTCCACACACAGCCAGAAATCCAGGTCAAGTTTCAATCATCTGGCAAGAGAAGTGAGAGAAAGTATTAACTACTAATTTAGCTGAAACAGAGGCATTGAGTAAGAGTAAGGTAGAAAAGAGAACTTGGGATTTAACTGTAAGGGGAATTAAGCCAGAGTCACTGAGGTGGTAGGCTGGTCTGGAGTGATGACAAGAGCCAAATGAAATCTGAGCACCACATGAGCAAAATCTGCTCATATCTAACAACCTGGGCATGATAAGTAAGACGCATCAGCAGAGCACTGTTACAGAGACCGACCATGCCTGTGTCAAACATTCCACATGATGAAGAACAAGGTCGATATTCTCtgtggagaaaatgaaacacGTACCAAAAACAGTTTGAGAAAGAGCAGGGCAACATGGCCAAGCTCATTTCTAGATTCACCAACAATGAGGAATGTCCTCTCTGGCCTCTGTTTCTATGATCATGCCACTGACGCCCAGGAGCCATACTGTCTGGCCAGAACACATCACAGGacaggagggggagagggagagagggagagagagggacagagaaagagaaagagagagagagagagagcttttgTGTTAGTGTCTTTCTGTCCATTTAAAAACTATTGAAAATGATCCTTCTCTCCAGCAGCACCAACTTATTGATAAATCACTCCAACTTTTCTCAGATATTCAGGAAAGTAAGTGAGACTCAGTAGTAAGTTAATTATGGTGATCTACTTGTTTTATATCTTGTAGCAGAACGTTCTGCCGTACAGACTCTGAAGACATCACGTTTTGACCCATGTGGTAGAAAACGCACAGTTTTTCATTATGTAGTAGGCTACAATTGTAAAAAATGCCAGATTACAGCCGCTCTTTTCTTCATTCTGCACTTTACCCACGtcgtttgtttgtgttgtagaTGCACACATGATGCTGAGGCAGACAAAGAGTTTGCCACTGATTCTGGCATTAATATCCAATAActctaaaatataaaacttaaccacaagttttttttttattattatttaggaTTGGCCTTTAAATAAGTTAGGTCTCAAATACGCACAGGTAATAAGCAGTGTCCTGTGTTTGTTGACAGAAATGTGACCAACACTGGTTTCCcgcagacaagcagacagacagacagctgaggtTTACAATGACAGCAAAGCGCACAAGCTCAATGCGGCATCAgtccgctgctgctgctgctgcttttatgGAGCCTGGCGTCACTCAGTCTGCAGGCTCAGATAGGCTAATTACCTAATGCTTTATCACCAGGACACCCCCTTCCCAAAAAAGTAAACACGCCAGCTTCCTTTCACTACACTGAGTCATTTCAATTCTACAAAATCCGGGTTCTGCCCTGACCTCTGAACGCACACCTTGACGGCACAACATGTGACCAGAAGCCTGACATACAAAATTATTCTAGTCATAGTTTGCTAACAAAGTCATTATTAATTTAAGTCAGAGATCTTAATACGGCACATGTATCAAAGCGGATACTGATGAATATCAGTGATTCTTTTCTTAGTCATCTACAAATAGCATATTGATTACAAAATCAATACTTTGTTTAAACCATTATATCACTATAATCACAGTTACGTTTCATCCACAGAAAGCTGCGACAGTGCAAGTGAGCACTTCTTAGGTATTAGGCAACATGTATTCaacaatctttaaaaatatattagttTACAGTCCTGCaataacatataaaaacaaagaaatctgttaaaaaatgtgatgaaaagaaATGATTGGTTGATGTTCTCACCTCTGTTATGATAACAAGTGCATCGCAGACAGCCGTGAGCGTGTGGAGGCTTCCCTGTCTGACTGTAGGTCAGGCCAGCACACTGGGGCAGCGAaggtgtgtgtctgcttgtatgtgtgtgtggactgtgtCTGTGCGCGTGTGTTTACGGTGAAGTGTCAAGTCAGCCTCAATAAAAAAGTGCATCCGGTTGCGTGATTCACATTAAAAGCGTTGCAAAGCGTCAGCTAAAACGAAAATCAGACTCAAAGATTCACGACAAtgccatgaaaacaaaaaggggGAAATGTTCGGTGAAATTCTAAATTCAGTTGCTATTCCACATTTAACATGTGCAAACCCCATTAATTACCCAAAATAACTGATGCATGGTGATGGCCAAATTCAACTTCAATAGAAACAAGATTGTTTTTTACACTTAAAGTGTATTTTTGAGCTGAGAACATATTATGGAGATATTTGAGATTCTGGATTTTGCAAAACAATGCAGTTAATATGAAGTTTGGAGAGTAATTTACAAGACATCAGTGACTAATTATAACCAAATGGACATTCTTAAATAATGTCACTTATAGACctgtattaatattattattaaaaaaatctcatttaaaaatgttgtgtaaATTATGCAGTGCAGGCCTACTTGTTTTGAACATACAATAACAGACAATtccactaataataataataataataataataatatgtttaattaataatgttttttcaatatcctgtttttaattgttcAAATAGACCCACAAAGATACTTTAAAAGGGATTTTAAATGATActtctttttgtgtgtctgggtgcaacacagacagaaaagtagtgaatgaaacaacactaaataaataaataaataaatgaaatcctTAAATCTAATTTGCAATACCTAATGAGAGTTATAACATTTAGGCTAttcataatttaaataaagaataactAACCTAAGAGAAAGTAACATACTTATTTACAGATATAGGCtaataatcatatttttaacTTGCACCATTTAGGCcttcatttaaatacaaaatacaaactattatattttcatttaggGATTTACATACTCCAGACCTACAGTAATTAATGGTCTGACTGATGACTGAACTTCCGCATTTACTGTGAACACAAAGCCTCGCATTGTTCCGGTCTTGTCCTGGTCTTCTGCGGCAGCCTTGACGCAGGTTTGCAGAGCCCGGAGCCTCCACTCCTCCAGCAGCCCCAGCCGAGCGCCACACAGCCTCGGCGGCGTCAGCCTGGCTGGAACCGCAGCGCCTGCATGCAAGATCCCTCcgcctcccctcctcctcctcctcctggaacTTTCCCAGGATTTCAGGGATTTCTGATTCAGGCTCCGCAGCGTCAGCGGGGTGCACGCGCCCGTGCTGCAAGCGCGCGCGTGTGTGAAGTGCGTGCCACCTGAGCCATGCCCAGTGTCAGGCATAGCTGGCTCTAACTAACAGGGGCCAGGATGAAAAACAATCACACCTGTTCCCCGTTTtccaaaatattcaaatgaactTTCTTTAAAGGACAAATGTTGTAGTAGCCTTATAATGGTGCTATTGTGCtttacagtgtttgtattaTTCATTCATAACGTCATACAATGTCTGTggtatgattttttttggatATCATTCCCGTATTGCATTATAGTTTTATTAGTGGATTGCTCATTAGCTATATAGATTACACTATTAATAGCGATTACGGTGGATTTAGGTGTAGTTGTGATAGTGACATGCACCTACTTcataagtttttaaaaaaactttacaACAGGTTGCTTCTGTTTGTCAACTGTTTATATTGTAGGTGCTCCGAGCCTGTGTTTACATATGTTAAAATAGTTGTTTAGGTTATGGTATGAAATTATAGCCTACAGCTATTCCCACAGGGACCAAGGAGACAAATGTAAGCCCATGCACAATATATGCACCTGTAGCCTTAAAGATGCTAAAAGTAAAAATTCGCTTAGAGGAGTGGAGGGACTATCAGCCGTCGCCCCCCCATAAATTCAATCATGTTGTGAAATCAAGCCTCATAATTTTTTCCTGTTATAAATCTAAGTTGTTTCATCATCTTTTGTTGGGAGCCATGCGGAGGTCTTTCTCGTTGCGGATGGATACGATCCTTTATTGGGAGTGCCGTGACTGGTCCAGTTAATGACGCAAGCCCGGCTGGCGACAGTGAGTCTacaagtttgacattttcacagtttACAGCAACTGCTGCGGAACCTAACAATACTCCCAACACGAAGTGAAACCACTCAGGGGACCCTGTCAAAAAccttatgatttttttttccagccacCTGGTGGAGCATCGACATGCACCATGATAATCCGGTGTGCCATAAATAGGTGGTGGTCCATCAGACAGAAGCCACGACGGACccataacaaaataataaacgATCTGTTTTCACTCCTGTTAGAAATGAGCATGACGAGAAAATAAATACtattttaatgactgtttttattCTAGCAGTTTTAGTGTTGTTGTCCAGTCACCTGCAGAAAAACTGTAGGAGTCATTTCTAACAATAAAAAGTGTTCTGAGAGTTTCTTTACGTTTACATCCTGCCTGTATTCCCATCATCCGCAGTGAATGAGTAGATATCAGACACGGATCGATAACCTCTAACGTGTAAAACTAGAAAAGGGCAGCCAGGATACTTTCCGTTGCCTCTGCGTCTCGTCTGgttgcagacaaacacaaacaggatgcGCACCCCGGGGCTCCGGGAGGCCCCAGAGACCTCCGTCTGCATCAGCG
Proteins encoded in this region:
- the smad9 gene encoding mothers against decapentaplegic homolog 9, which translates into the protein MMNSSASITSLFSFTSPAVKRLLGWKQGDEEEKWAEKAVDSLVKKLKKKKGAMEELERALSCPGQPSKCVTIPRSLDGRLQVSHRKGLPHVIYCRVWRWPDLQSHHELKALECCEFPFGSKQKDICVNPYHYRRVETPVLPPVLVPRHSEFNPQHSLLAKFRNASLHNEPLMPQNATYPDSFPPLPCSSFSSSPSSSLAQSPTSQSYPNSPNSSAEPGSPYHITAETPPPPYSMMETTPQEDVKPSNSTETPKLTFSAPHRDLRPVCYEEPEYWCSVAYYELNNRVGETFHASSRSVLVDGFTDPSNNKNRFCLGLLSNVNRNSTIEHTRRHIGKGLHLYYVGGEVYAECLSDSSIFVQSRNCNFQHGFHATTVCKIPSGCSLKIFNNQLFAQLLAQSVNHGFEVVYELTKMCTIRMSFVKGWGAEYHRQDVTSTPCWIEVHLHGPLQWLDKVLTQMGSPHNPISSVS